From Pandoraea norimbergensis, the proteins below share one genomic window:
- a CDS encoding IclR family transcriptional regulator — MPRLPAPSNDKTAKTDAKTGRDATRSTLFVGSTEKTFQVLHAFDGPARYMTLSDIAKAADLDRSATQRLVHTLEALGYLFRVPETRTYGLTTKVLQFSYNYIRANELVDKASPYLLDISRRVGETTNLQELDGHEIVFVARFPGQHLVNIDIVVGARLPAMFTASGIAILSRLPDVRVREILASTSLEPMTPYTLTDEKKLIDRIQLTARRGYAIVENETVMGDISVAAPITDHDGHAVAAINISVPTSRWSRERVEAELAPHIQVAATSISKSRLSTFRR; from the coding sequence ATGCCGCGCCTGCCCGCCCCGTCGAACGACAAGACCGCAAAGACCGATGCCAAAACCGGACGGGACGCCACGCGCTCGACACTGTTCGTCGGCTCGACCGAGAAGACGTTTCAGGTACTGCATGCCTTTGACGGCCCGGCGCGTTACATGACGCTCAGCGACATTGCCAAGGCGGCCGATCTGGATCGCAGCGCTACCCAGCGGCTCGTGCATACGCTCGAAGCCCTGGGTTACCTCTTTCGCGTGCCCGAGACCCGCACCTATGGCCTGACGACCAAGGTGTTGCAGTTCTCGTACAACTACATTCGTGCGAACGAGCTGGTCGACAAGGCATCGCCGTATCTGCTCGACATCAGCCGCCGCGTCGGCGAGACGACCAACCTTCAGGAGCTCGACGGCCACGAAATCGTGTTCGTCGCCCGCTTCCCGGGCCAGCATCTCGTGAACATCGATATCGTGGTGGGCGCGCGCCTGCCGGCCATGTTCACCGCATCGGGTATCGCCATCCTGTCGCGCCTGCCCGACGTGCGTGTGCGAGAAATACTCGCCAGCACGTCGCTCGAACCGATGACGCCGTACACGCTCACCGACGAGAAGAAGCTGATCGACCGGATTCAACTGACGGCCCGGCGCGGCTACGCCATCGTGGAGAACGAGACGGTCATGGGCGACATTTCGGTCGCCGCCCCCATCACCGATCACGACGGCCACGCCGTGGCAGCCATCAACATCTCGGTGCCGACGTCGCGCTGGTCGCGCGAACGTGTCGAAGCCGAACTCGCCCCGCACATTCAAGTAGCCGCGACCTCGATCTCGAAGTCGCGGCTCTCGACCTTCCGGCGGTAA
- a CDS encoding dihydrodipicolinate synthase family protein yields the protein MLRSAQLKGILPAIPTPVHADDTIHTDAARALLRYLLGQGIDGVVPLGGTGEYGALSRAERVRMAELTAQEVEGRDVPVIAGVLDPGYHDAIAAGRDFAAAGVDGLLVLTPYYTNPTQAGIRDYFLRYADESPVPILIYEIPYRTRIAIAPEVLHELSRHENIIGMKACNTDMWHFLRTVAGVDESFAVLSGEDSLFPLHVAAGARGGIVVTASLLPTAWQRIFTLASEGKTAEAIALHRSLIPLMNLAFAETNPGPMKSVMDLIGVDAPAMLAPLVQAAPALSADLRTELKKQLAIFEGR from the coding sequence ATGCTTCGCTCTGCACAACTCAAAGGCATTCTGCCGGCCATTCCCACGCCGGTGCATGCCGACGACACGATTCACACCGACGCGGCGCGCGCCTTGCTGCGCTACCTGCTGGGGCAGGGCATCGACGGTGTGGTGCCGCTGGGCGGCACCGGTGAATACGGTGCCCTCTCGCGCGCCGAGCGCGTGCGCATGGCCGAACTCACGGCACAGGAAGTCGAAGGCCGCGATGTGCCGGTGATTGCCGGCGTGCTCGATCCCGGCTATCACGACGCGATTGCCGCCGGCCGCGACTTTGCCGCTGCCGGTGTCGATGGCCTGCTTGTGCTCACGCCGTACTACACCAACCCGACGCAAGCCGGCATTCGCGATTACTTCCTGCGCTATGCCGACGAATCGCCGGTGCCGATCCTGATTTACGAAATTCCGTATCGCACGCGCATCGCCATTGCGCCGGAAGTGCTGCATGAGCTTTCGCGTCATGAAAACATCATCGGCATGAAGGCGTGCAACACCGACATGTGGCATTTCCTGCGCACGGTGGCGGGTGTCGATGAATCGTTTGCGGTGTTGAGCGGCGAAGACTCGCTGTTCCCGCTGCACGTGGCAGCAGGTGCGCGCGGCGGCATCGTCGTGACGGCGTCGCTGTTGCCCACCGCGTGGCAGCGCATCTTCACGCTGGCCTCCGAAGGCAAGACGGCCGAGGCGATTGCGCTGCACCGCTCGCTGATTCCGCTGATGAATCTGGCGTTTGCCGAGACCAACCCGGGGCCGATGAAGTCGGTGATGGATCTGATCGGCGTCGATGCGCCCGCGATGCTCGCACCGCTGGTGCAAGCTGCACCGGCGCTGTCAGCCGACCTGCGCACGGAACTGAAGAAGCAACTGGCGATTTTCGAAGGACGTTGA